A single window of Salvia splendens isolate huo1 chromosome 8, SspV2, whole genome shotgun sequence DNA harbors:
- the LOC121745221 gene encoding uncharacterized protein LOC121745221: MELRFRSLNLAAFLCLVLIGFQVSKSAALIATHDSNPPYPKAISDLKEAIVKGLGFQADEFKISGFDLRDAQMGKSVAYEFDVEIDDKVMPFKLLEDVNRWEYVDLPIFQTAHSVRPGEENSLVETKKLDDDMPVLAPFQLAGPMELWIQDAKDMRISLPHDVDAGVLKKVILADGAVVTVKGARSVSLRHPIELPLPFNRTSSNFASGILALAEWLRNAAQSNDGPLLSLRIVGPTSLTSPTSSSPSSNNRLKLKRLAPGLVELSSASKRKSVKSSSTAIDLQSEATALLAPDRFSTMWPVISIDGSNSNLVGFEALLSSVLGPKAAKEGSFKLVKADVSAQTFVKMGFVVEKKTGQGDGFDLSGFPEWRTKPQSVRMHFEVLAKVDGNKVVPERVVQIDPVIGKDTVAENVVTGNTTMSKVPVVYQPSSPFAL, encoded by the exons ATGGAGCTAAGGTTTCGATCATTGAATTTGGCTGCATTCCTTTGTTTGGTTCTGATTGGATTTCAGGTTTCGAAGTCGGCCGCTCTGATTGCCACCCATGATTCCAATCCACCATACCCGAAGGCAATTTCG GATTTGAAGGAGGCGATTGTGAAGGGATTAGGGTTCCAGGCTGATGAATTTAAGATATCTGGGTTTGATTTGAGGGACGCCCAGATGGGAAAATCAGTGGCGTATGAATTCGATGTGGAAATTGATGACAAAGTAATGCCATTTAAGCTTTTGGAGGATGTGAATCGTTGGGAATACGTGGATTTGCCTATTTTCCAAACAGCGCACTCGGTTAGGCCGGGTGAGGAAAACAGTTTAGTGGAGACGAAGAAACTTGATGATGATATGCCAGTTCTTGCCCCTTTCCAGCTGGCTGGCCCAATGGAGCTTTGGATTCAAGATGCCAAGGATATGCGAATCTCATTACCG CATGATGTGGATGCCGGTGTGCTGAAGAAAGTGATTCTAGCAGATGGTGCCGTAGTCACTGTTAAGGGTGCTCGATCTGTTAGCTTGCGTCATCCAATTGAGCTACCGCTGCCATTTAATCGGACCAGCAGTAACTTTGCATCTGGTATTTTAGCTCTGGCCGAGTGGCTACGCAATGCCGCCCAATCCAATGACGGCCCTCTTCTCTCCCTTCGCATTGTTGGACCAACATCGCTCACATCCCCTACCTCTTCATCGCCTTCATCCAACAACCGGCTCAAGTTAAAGCGCCTCGCTCCTGGTCTCGTCGAGCTATCCTCTGCATCAAAGAGGAAATCCGTGAAATCCAGCAGCACAGCCATTGATCTCCAAAGTGAAGCCACTGCGCTTCTAGCCCCTGATCGCTTCAGCACAATGTGGCCCGTCATATCCATTGATGGCTCCAACTCTAACCTGGTCGGGTTCGAGGCTCTGCTCTCGTCCGTGCTGGGTCCCAAAGCGGCTAAGGAGGGTTCGTTCAAGCTTGTGAAGGCGGACGTTTCGGCTCAGACTTTTGTGAAGATGGGTTTTGTGGTCGAGAAGAAGACGGGACAAGGCGATGGATTCGATCTGTCTGGTTTCCCGGAGTGGAGGACGAAGCCGCAGTCTGTGAGGATGCATTTTGAGGTGCTGGCTAAGGTGGACGGGAACAAGGTTGTGCCGGAGAGGGTGGTTCAGATCGATCCGGTGATCGGAAAGGATACTGTCGCGGAGAACGTCGTGACCGGCAACACAACCATGTCCAAGGTTCCTGTAGTGTACCAgccttcttctccatttgctctATGA